A region of Epinephelus fuscoguttatus linkage group LG1, E.fuscoguttatus.final_Chr_v1 DNA encodes the following proteins:
- the LOC125886649 gene encoding band 4.1-like protein 1 isoform X1, producing MQDSASDSKMAKQEQNSKHLDEHRETDDMSEKTSPNKNLKSPQKGSKRLKTAPFKVTLLDSAEFEGEIEKHSKGQTLMDMVCEHLNLLEKDYFGLTFADADTQKNWLDPSKEIKKQMRNSPWHFAFSVKFYPPDPSQLTEDITRYYLCLQLRDDMLSGRLPCSFVTHALLGSYTVQAELGDYDQDDHGSDYVADFRFAPNQTRELEERVMELHRNYKGMTPAEAEINFLENAKKLSMYGVDLHHAKDSEGIDIMLGVCANGLLIYRDRLRINRFAWPKILKISYKRSNFYIKIRPGEYEQFESTIGFKLPNHRAAKRLWKVCIEHHTFFRLVSPEPPPKGFLVMGSKFRYSGRTQAQTRQASALIDRPAPHFERSTSKRYLLSRSLDGEFSRPVSAMCENHDGLSHRSISEQRRLHSPSVDEQETELEPSLEQDEEDKDQERGGETQQDYDGNITPSRKKEILEEAGSPVDSKQELSQLDQEATPRHKQEFLDKSKDVLLKHQASINELKRALREPNSKLSYREKRLSATSPTGTPEKKALVGRAVGKDPVNSLSVEGFVQKTLVTSPEGSEEWVLIEKQETYQQDHDWKAEEKNKSLTSDSSWEKKELEKEIDVTKMIHKELTGYDRKEMKSHIDEFPSTKTSREADECCEPRLTNKSRFMIQLSENADSSKDKSQSKPSQASDPEANSDVAPGSRQIKERTASNPRKKRRPQSLNLGMPGELIYRKGSSDSTEEENEGSDSDNSPAKTSKTGNHCESSLGGMIKDDEGSGKDQSVRVYKDSQQEDISIGESREVSTQGTEQVKRKVSQAGPADIDLGSVNGPRKIEHDSSLAGGKGEYVMKVRGKGLIDNKELAEVKLRQVRTHERKISSSGGEDIEGFLGDRGQRTSFHRLSGSSYQSEITRIVPLKPERSKSIACKDERDRTGQDEPTRLMRREYRWSVGSPEGSSDLAWTDAATFHPAFAADLEGIAKAEHHDDSYQSGRGPTESQSFGSKISVLPKMAPPAPPVKTQKARESGLILRNSRNAGREPSLDAAKKRHSEPVSTPAIYEEPFADFKKELGDRRPQPSLPSEEEQERDTVACMRETHLGIERKCSSMTVSSTSSLEAEVDFTVIMDLHSGVEDFSKGMSELGERERQPEVGREDFEETSRFYSARLMGSRDKSPIEEKLPEEGTHHEPPVAKKDPNAVSMAHMLKRADSKTETHTNGSEVHPNIMNVSPQNYGVVSPLEAPAALKENGSPVKAGIQGRESVVSPLTITSESVTSATTTQVTKTVKGGYSETRIEKRIIITGDDDVDQHQALAMAIQEAKQQHPDMLVTKAVVIRETESPTEELQQQQQQAES from the exons ATGCAGGACTCAGCCTCGGACAGCAAGATGGCTAAACAG GAACAGAACTCCAAGCATCTGgatgaacacagagaaacagatgACATGTCCGAGAAGACGTCCCCAAACAAGAACCTCAAATCTCCCCAGAAAGGCTCCAAACGACTTAAAACGGCCCCCTTCAAAGTGACCCTGCTGGACTCTGCTGAGTTCGAGGGAGAAATTGAG AAACACTCCAAAGGACAGACCCTGATGGACATGGTCTGTGAGCACCTCAACTTGTTGGAGAAGGACTACTTTGGTCTGACCTTTGCCGATGCAGACACCCAGAAG AACTGGCTGGATCCCTCCAAGGAGATCAAGAAGCAGATGCGCA ACTCTCCATGGCACTTTGCCTTCTCTGTCAAGTTCTACCCTCCAGACCCCTCCCAGCTCACTGAGGATATTACCAG ATACTAcctgtgtctgcagctgaggGATGACATGCTGTCAGGCCGACTGCCATGCTCGTTCGTCACTCACGCCCTCCTTGGCTCCTACACTGTTCAGGCCGAGCTGGGGGACTACGACCAGGACGACCACGGCTCAGACTATGTCGCCGACTTCCGCTTCGCCCCAAATCAGACCCGTgagctggaggagagggtgATGGAGCTCCATCGAAACTACAA GGGGATGACTCCAGCAGAGGCAGAAATTAACTTCTTGGAGAATGCGAAGAAATTGTCCATGTATGGAGTGGACCTCCATCATGCTAAG GATTCTGAAGGGATTGACATAATGTTGGGTGTCTGTGCCAACGGCCTGCTGATTTACCGTGATCGGCTGAGGATCAACCGCTTTGCATGGCCAAAGATCCTTAAGATCTCCTACAAGAGGAGCAACTTCTACATCAAGATACGACCTGGAGAG TATGAGCAGTTTGAAAGTACAATCGGGTTTAAGCTCCCTAACCACAGAGCTGCCAAGAGGCTGTGGAAGGTCTGCATTGAGCATCACACCTTCTTCAG gctggTGTCTCCAGAGCCTCCTCCTAAGGGCTTCTTGGTGATGGGTTCAAAGTTTCGATACAGTGGAAGGACACAGGCTCAAACCAGACAGGCCAGTGCTCTTATAGACCGGCCTGCTCCACACTTTGAGCGTTCCACCAGCAAGAGGTACCTGCTGTCCAGGAGCTTGGACGGAG AGTTTTCACGGCCGGTTTCAGCCATGTGTGAGAACCATGACGGCCTATCCCACCGCAGCATCAGTGAACAGCGTCGCCTCCACAGCCCCTCTGTGGACGAGCAGGAGACTGAGCTGGAGCCCAGTTTGGAGCAGGACGAGGAGGACAAGGACCAAGAGCGGGGCGGGGAGACGCAGCAAGACTATGACGGCAACATCACTCCGAGCAGAAAGAAGGAGATCTTG GAGGAGGCTGGGTCACCAGTTGACAGTAAACAGGAG CTCTCTCAGTTGGACCAGGAGGCCACTCCTCGGCACAAACAGGAG TTTCTTGATAAGTCAAAGGACGTCTTGCTGAAGCACCAGGCCAGCATCAACGAGCTAAAGAGAGCCCTGAGGGAGCCTAACAGCAAGCTGTCTTACCGCGAGAAACGTCTGTCAGCCACCTCACCGACAGGCACACCAGAGAAGAAGGCT TTGGTGGGCCGAGCAGTGGGAAAGGACCCTGTTAACAGCCTGTCTGTTGAGGGTTTCGTCCAGAAGACTCTGGTGACTTCACCTGAG GGCTCTGAGGAGTGGGTATTGATTGAAAAACAAGAAACTTATCAACAGGACCATGACTGGAAGGCAGAAGAAAAGAACAAATCTCTCACATCTGATTCCTCATGGGAGAAAAAGGAGCTTGAAAAAGAGATAGACGTTACCAAGATGATACATAAAGAGCTAACAGGGTAtgacagaaaagaaatgaaaagccaTATTGATGAATTtccatcaacaaaaacatccaGGGAGGCAGATGAATGCTGTGAACCTCGGCTGACGAACAAAAGTCGTTTTATGATTCAATTATCCGAGAATGCAGACTCCTCTAAAGACAAATCTCAAAGTAAACCGTCTCAAGCCTCAGACCCTGAGGCAAACAGCGATGTGGCTCCAGGCTCGCGCCAGATAAAGGAACGCACAGCTTCTAATCCAAGGAAAAAGAGGAGACCCCAGAGCTTAAATCTGGGAATGCCTGGTGAGCTCATCTACAGGAAAGGAAGCAGTGATTCtactgaagaagaaaatgagggCTCAGACTCGGACAACAGTCCAGCAAAAACCTCTAAAACAGGAAATCATTGCGAGTCATCCCTGGGGGGGATGATAAAAGATGATGAGGGATCAGGAAAGGATCAGTCTGTCAGGGTCTATAAAGACAGCCAACAAGAGGATATATCAATAGGAGAAAGCAGGGAGGTCTCCACTCAAGGAACAGAGCAGGTAAAGAGAAAAGTGAGTCAGGCTGGGCCAGCTGATATTGATTTAGGCTCAGTGAACGGACCAAGAAAGATAGAACACGATAGTTCATTAGCAGGTGGTAAAGGGGAGTATGTGATGAAGGTGCGAGGAAAGGGCCTTATTGACAACAAGGAGCTAGCTGAGGTGAAACTGCGACAGGTCAGGACACATGAGAGAAAGATCAGTAGTTCTGGGGGAGAGGATATTGAGGGTTTCCTGGgagacagaggtcagaggacatCTTTCCACCGACTGTCAGGCAGCAGCTACCAGTCGGAAATCACCAGGATTGTTCCTCTCAAGCCAGAGCGGTCAAAGAGCATAGCGTGTAAGGATGAAagggacaggacaggacaggatgaGCCCACACGGCTCATGAGAAGAGAATACCGCTGGTCGGTGGGCTCTCCAGAGGGATCCTCAGACCTCGCTTGGACTGATGCCGCCACCTTCCATCCAGCATTTGCAGCAGATCTGGAGGGTATCGCTAAAGCAGAACATCACGATGATAGCTACCAGTCTGGTAGAGGACCTACAGAGAGTCAGTCCTTCGGCTCAAAGATTTCAGTGCTTCCTAAGATGGCTCCCCCAGCCCCgccagtgaaaacacagaagGCACGGGAGTCTGGACTAATACTGCGGAACAGCCGAAATGCCGGCAGGGAGCCGAGCCTGGATGCAGCCAAGAAGAGACACTCG GAGCCTGTCTCTACTCCTGCCATTTATGAAGAGCCGTTTGCTGATTTCAAG AAGGAACTCGGGGACAGGAGGCCTCAGCCGAGCTTACCctcagaggaggagcaggagcgGGACACGGTGGCCTGCATGAGGGAAACTCATCTCGGCATCGAGCGCAAGTGCTCCAGTATGACGGTCAGCTCCACGTCCAGCCTGGAGGCCGAGGTTGACTTCACCGTCATCATGGACCTCCACTCTGGCGTGGAGGATTTCTCTAAGGGCATGTCGGAGctgggagagagggagcgacAGCCCGAGGTGGGCCGGGAGGACTTTGAGGAGACATCCAGGTTCTACTCTGCACGTCTAATGGGCTCCCGGGACAAGTCTCCCATAGAGGAAAAGCTCCCAGAGGAGGGAACACATCATGAG CCTCCTGTGGCAAAGAAAGATCCCAATGCTGTGAGCATGGCCCATATGCTGAAGAGGGCTGACTCTAAGACGGAGACACATACGAACGGATCGGAGGTCCACCCCAACATCATGAATGTCTCACCGCAG